The Deltaproteobacteria bacterium genome contains a region encoding:
- a CDS encoding intradiol ring-cleavage dioxygenase — protein MRSRRMRADHPESDHRLLGRREAIVALGGIGVIWYASRAARRAIRSAFAVRPASAASTCVLAPEETEGPYYIANEPFRSDITEDHPGLPLVIRFRVRSATTCKRIAGATVEIWHADAGGNYSGINGASTTFLRGQQTTNGVGRAEFTTIYPGWYMGRTAHIHVKVHVGGTVVHTGQLYFDDTITDALYAQAPYAAHGRRDTTNASDGIYARGGAQSLLKLRKRGKKGGYAARNTLAVQT, from the coding sequence ATGAGGAGCAGGCGTATGAGGGCCGATCACCCCGAGAGCGACCACCGACTCCTCGGGCGCCGGGAAGCGATCGTCGCCCTCGGCGGCATCGGCGTCATCTGGTACGCGTCACGCGCGGCCCGTCGCGCCATCCGATCGGCGTTCGCAGTCCGCCCTGCGTCGGCGGCGAGCACGTGCGTGCTGGCGCCGGAAGAGACCGAAGGGCCTTACTACATTGCCAACGAGCCCTTCCGCTCGGACATCACCGAGGACCACCCTGGTCTTCCCCTCGTGATCCGCTTCAGAGTGCGGAGCGCCACCACCTGCAAGCGGATCGCCGGTGCCACCGTGGAAATCTGGCACGCCGACGCAGGGGGCAACTACTCCGGGATCAACGGCGCGAGCACCACCTTCCTGCGCGGCCAGCAGACGACGAACGGAGTCGGCCGAGCCGAGTTCACGACGATCTACCCGGGCTGGTACATGGGCCGGACGGCCCACATCCACGTCAAGGTCCACGTCGGCGGCACGGTGGTCCACACCGGCCAGCTGTATTTCGACGACACCATCACGGACGCCCTGTACGCGCAGGCGCCCTACGCCGCGCACGGACGGCGCGACACGACCAACGCGAGCGACGGCATCTACGCCCGCGGTGGAGCGCAGTCGCTGCTGAAGCTCCGCAAGCGGGGAAAGAAGGGCGGCTACGCGGCGAGGAACACGCTCGCCGTCCAGACCTGA
- a CDS encoding glycerophosphodiester phosphodiesterase produces MHATSDGVVVVLHDETLERTTDGAGAVRALPRAAVERLDAGYRFRAPDGTYPYRGRGVGVPTLAALLEAFPGVPLNIELKQKEPPIETAVLATLDRFAARERTLLAAEDAAIMGCIRAAAPEVLTSLSAAEVAEFIYRLRDGRLAGYRPPGVALQVPPAFGGTPLVTPESVAAAHALGLEVHVWTINDEAEMERLLDLGVDGIMTDFPARAAAVLRRRGLR; encoded by the coding sequence GTGCACGCGACCTCCGACGGGGTCGTGGTGGTGCTCCACGACGAGACCCTCGAGCGCACGACCGACGGCGCGGGCGCGGTGCGCGCGCTGCCGCGCGCGGCAGTCGAGCGCCTCGACGCCGGCTACCGCTTCCGCGCGCCCGACGGCACCTACCCGTACCGCGGCCGCGGGGTCGGCGTCCCGACCCTCGCCGCGCTCCTCGAGGCCTTCCCCGGCGTGCCGCTCAACATCGAGTTGAAGCAGAAGGAGCCGCCGATCGAGACCGCCGTGCTCGCCACCCTCGACCGCTTCGCGGCCCGCGAGCGGACCCTCCTCGCCGCCGAGGACGCGGCCATCATGGGGTGCATCCGCGCCGCCGCGCCCGAGGTGCTGACCAGCCTCTCGGCGGCGGAGGTGGCGGAGTTCATCTACCGGCTTCGCGACGGCCGGCTGGCCGGCTACCGCCCGCCGGGCGTCGCCCTCCAAGTGCCGCCCGCCTTCGGCGGCACGCCGCTCGTGACCCCCGAGTCGGTCGCGGCGGCGCACGCCCTCGGCCTCGAGGTCCACGTGTGGACCATCAACGACGAGGCGGAGATGGAGCGGCTGCTCGACCTCGGCGTGGACGGCATCATGACCGACTTCCCGGCGCGCGCCGCAGCGGTGCTCCGGCGGCGGGGGCTGCGCTAG